A stretch of DNA from Streptomyces sp. NBC_01197:
GAAGACCGCGCCGATCCCCAGGAACGCCACGGCGAGCACCCGTACGCCGGGCACCGACAGGGCGGAGACATGCCGCTCGGAGGTGTGGCCGTTGTCACGTACGCGGACGGCGGGCTGGGTCCGGCGCTGCGCAGCGAAGACGAGGCCGCCGATCATGGTCAGCGCGGCTTCGGTGATCAGCCCGGCCGCCGGGTGGATCCCGGTGCACAGCGCGGTCGTCAGCACCGGGCCGATGACGAAGGTGAACTCGTCCGTCACCGATTCGAAGGCGGCGGCCGTCGACATGAGGGGCGAGCCCTCCAGCTTCGCGGCCCAGCGGGCCCGGACCATCGGGCCGACCTGCGGTACCGAAGCACCGGTCGGCACAGCGGCGATGAACAGCGCCCACAGCGGGGCGCCCGCCAGCGCGAGCACCGTCAGGGTGATCACCGAAGCGGCGTGCACGAGGACACCGGGGAACAGCACGGCGCGCTGGCCGAGCCGGTCGGCGAGCTTGCCGCTCTGCGGCGCGAACAGCGCCATGGAGACACCGGTCACAGCGGCGACGATGCCGGCGTTGCCGTACGACCCCGTCGTGTGCTGCACCAGCAGAACAATGCCGATGGTCAGCATCGCGAAGGGCTGCCGCGCGGCGAAACCGGGCAGCAGGAACGTCCATGCGCCAGGTGTGCGCAACAACTGCCCGTACCCCGGACGGGTCTCGGAGACCGTGGACACCACGGCCTGGCCTTTCTGCCGCCTGGTAGCGCGCTCCCCTTGTCGTACGGGCATACGGAGGCATGCGTACGGGAGCTGCCGAGAGCTGTCCTCTTGCGCGGAACTGCGGTAGGCCGGGCCGTTTCGTCGTGCGGAACACCTGCGCGGATACCGCGCACGCACCGCGACGGTGGGTGCCTCGACCGCCATACGGTCGCGCCAGCTCTGCATCAGGCAGAGTTGGTCAATCAGGTCAATCAAGTCAATCGGGTCAAGCCGATCGGTTCATGGTACCGCTACTTGCGAGCCATCCCGCCAGCTTTCCGCCCTGGCCGATCGCCCGCAGCCGTGCCTCGGCCGCGTCGCGCACCGGATCGGTCGCCACCACCAGCAGCTCGTCCCCCCGCCGCAGCACCGTCGAGGGCTGCGGTACGAAGCTCGTGCCGTCCCGGACGACCAGGGTGACGGCGGCGCCCTTGGGCAGCCGCAGCTCGCCGACCTCGACGCCGTGCATCCGGGACTCCGAGGGGATCGCCACGGACAGCAGATGCCCGCGCAGCCGCTCCAGCGGCGCCGACTCGATGCCCAGGTCCGCCGCGGCGTCGGCGCCCTCGCCCAGGCTGAGCTTCCTGGCCAGCCAGGGGAGCGTTGGCCCCTGCACCAGGGTGTAGACGACGACGAGCACGAAGACGATGTTGAAGACCCGGGAGCTGCCGTCGATGCCGGACACCATCGGGATGGTCGCCAGGATGACGGGCACGGCTCCGCGCAGCCCGGCCCACGACATCAGGGTCTGCTCCTGCCACGGCACCCGGAACGGCGCAAGGCTCAGTAGTACGGAGACCGGCCGCGCCACCATCGTCAGGACCAGGCCCACGATCACCGCGGGCCAGAAGTCGCTGCCCAGCTCGTGCGGGCTCACCAGCAGCCCGAGCAGGACGAACATCCCGATCTGGGCGATCCAGCCGAGCCCCTCGGCGAATCCGCGGGTGGCCGGCCAGTGCGGCAGCTTGGCGTTCCCCAGCAGCATCGCGGCGAGGTAGACGGCGAGGAATCCACTGCCGTGCGCGATGGCACCGGCCGCGTACGCCATGATCGCGATGGCCATCACGGCGATCGGGTAGAGGCCGGAAGCGGGCAGCGCGACACGGCGCAGCCCCCACGATCCGAGCCAGCCGACGGCGAGGCCGATCGAGGCGCCGATCGCCAGCTCCAGGGCGATCTCGCCGATCAGTACGTACCAGTGGTCGACCGGCCCTGCCGTCGAGAACGCGATGACCAGGATCACCACCGGGGCGTCGTTGAAGCCGGACTCGGCCTCCAGTACACCCGTGATCCGGGCCGGCAGGGGCACCTTGCGCAGCACGGAGAAGACCGCGGCGGCGTCGGTGGACGACACCACGGCGCCGATGATCAGGGCCTGGCGCCATTCGAGGCCGACCAGGTAGTGCCCGCCGGCGGCGGTGATCCCGACGCTCACCGCGACGCCGACCGTCGACAGCACGACGGCCATCGGCAGGACCGGCCTGATCTCTTTCCACTTGGTGCCCAGGCCACCCTCGGTGAGGATCACGACCAGGGCGGCGTAGCCGATCACCTGCGTCATCTCGACGTTGTCGAACTTGACGTTGAAGATGCCGTCCTGGCCTATCGCCATCCCGATGCCGAGGTACAGCAGCAGGCTGGGGAGGCCGCTGCGCGACGAGATGCGCACGGCGGCCACGGCGATCAGCAGGACGAGCGAGCAGATGAGCAGGAGCTCGTTGAGATGGTGGACAGTCAGTGGCCGTTCCTTCCCTCGTACACCTGCAGTTACTTCGTTACCCTACCTAATCCTTGACGCTTCCTTGACGCTTCGCTTACGTGTGCGATGCCATCGGGGATACCGCGTCCTTAACGCACAGGCGCTGCGCCTATGGTTGCTCCAGCGCTCCGTCGGACCTACAGACCACACTGCCCCTCGAAGGACAGCGATGCCCGCCGCCACCACCACAGCCGCCCCTTCCGGCACGAATCCCGGCACGAAATCCCGTAGGAAGAAAGGGCATCGCGCCAGGCTGATCGTGATCGTCGTGGTGCTGGCGCTCGTCGCGGGTATCGGGTACGGGGCGTACTGGGGTGTGAGCACCGTGCGGGCGTCCCTTCCGCAGACGACCGGTGAGATCAAGGTCCCCGGCCTGTCCGGCAACGTCGACGTCAAGCGGGACAGTTACGGCGTACCGCAGATCTACGCGGACACCGACGCCGACCTCTTCCGCGCGCAGGGCTACGTCCAGGCCCAGGACCGCTTCTACGAGATGGACGTCCGGCGCCACATGACGTCCGGCCGGCTCTCCGAGATGTTCGGATCGGGCCAGGTCAAGACCGACTCCTTCCTGCGCACGCTCGGCTGGCACCGGGTCGCGCAGCAGGAGTACGACACCAAGCTGTCGCCGGAGACGAAGAAGAACCTCCAGGCGTACTCGGCCGGGGTCAACGCGTACCTGAAGGGCAAGGACGGCAAGCAGATCTCCGTCGAGTACGCGGCCCTGAACCTCACCAACGACTACAAGCCCGACGCCTGGACGCCGGTCGACTCGGTGGCCTGGCTCAAGGCGATGGCCTGGGACCTGCGCGGCAATATGCAGGACGAGATCGACCGGTCGCTGATGACCTCGCGGCTGAGCACCCAGCAGATCAGCGACCTGTACCCGTCCTACCCGTACAACCGGAACAAGCCGATCGTGCAGCAGGGCGGCATCGACCCGGTCACCGGGAAGTTCGACCAGAACGCGAAGCCGGGCGGCGCCGTGGGCGGTTCGGACACCGCGACCGGCGCGGTCCAGGGCATGCAGTCGCAGCTCTCCTCGCTCTCGGACACCCTGGACAAGATCCCGACGCTGCTCGGCCCGAGCGGCAGCGGCATCGGCTCCAACTCCTGGGTGGTATCCGGCGATCTGACGACCACGGGCAAACCGCTGCTGGCCAACGACCCGCACCTGGCGCCGCAACTGCCGTCCCTCTGGTACCAGATGGGCCTGCACTGCCGGACCATCTCCAGCAGCTGCCACTACGACGCCGCCGGCTACACCTTCTCCGGTATGCCCGGCGTGGTCATCGGCCACAACCAGAACATCTCCTGGGGTTTCACCAACCTCGGCGCCGATGTCACCGACCTCTATCTGGAGAAGGTCACCGACAACGGCTATCTGTACAACGGCGAGGAGAAGCCCTTCAGGACCCGCGAGGAGACCATCAAGGTCGCCGGCGGCAAGTCGCGGCAGATCGTCGTACGCGAGACGAACAACGGCCCGCTGGTCTCCGACCGGGACACCGAACTGGCGAAGGTCGGCCAGACGGCGCCCGTGACCTCGGCCGCCCCGGACCGCGGCAACGGCTACGCGGTGGCCCTCAAGTGGACCGCGCTCCAGCCGGGCAATTCGATGGACGCGGTCTTCGACCTGGACAAGGCCAAGGACTGGACCGGCTTCCGGGCCGCCGCCAAGAACTTCGACGTCCCCTCACAGAACCTGATCTACGCCGACACCAAGGGCAACATCGGCTACCAGGCGCCCGGCTCCATCCCGATCCGCTCCAAGGGCGACGACGGCACGATGCCCGCTCCGGGCTGGGACCCCAAGTACGCCTGGAAGGGCACGATCCCCTTCGGCCAGCTGCCCTACGAGTACAACCCGAAGCGCGGCTACATCGTCACCGCCAACCAGGCCGTGATCGACCCGAAGAAGTACCCGTACCTGATCACCGATGACTGGGGCTACGGCACCCGCAGCCGGCGGATCACCGACCTCATCGAGTCGAAGACCAAGGACGGCGGGAAGATCTCGACCGAGGACATGCAGAAGATGCAGCTGGACAACAGCAGCGAGATCGCCAAGCTGCTGACCCCGCTGCTGCTGAAGCTGAACATCAAGGACCCGTACGTCCGCCAGGCGCAGAAGCTCCTCGAAGGCTGGGACTACACACAGGAGTCGGACTCGGCGGCGGCCGCGTACTTCAACGCGGTCTGGCGCAACGTCCTCAAGCTGGCGTTCGGCGAGAAGCTGCCCAAGGAGCTGCGGGTCGAGGGCCAGTGCCTCAATGTGCCGCCCGCCGACAGCGCCGCGGGTCCCGCCGACAAACAGAACAAGCTGGTACGGGAGTGCGGTGAGCGCTCGGCCGACTCGGCTCAGCCGGATGGCGGCGACCGCTGGTTCGAGGTCGTGCGCAAGCTGCTCGACAAGCCGGACAGCGACTGGTGGAAGACACCGAAGACCCGTCTCGACAAGGCCACCCACAACCGCGACGAGCTGCTCGGGCGGGCCATGAAGGACGCCCGCTGGGAGCTGACCGCCAAGCTCGGCAAGGACGTCGACACCTGGAACTGGGGCCGGCTGCACCAGCTGATGCTCAATAACCAGACGCTCGGCACCGACGGCCCCGGCATCCTCAAGCGGGTGCTCAACCGCGGCCCGTTCAACCTGGGCGGCGGCGAGGCGGCGGTCGACGCCACCGGCTGGAACGCGGCCGGCGGGTACGGCGTCGTCTGGGTCCCCTCGATGCGGATGGTCGTGAACCTCAAGGACCTGGACAAGTCGCAGTGGATCAACCTGACCGGGGAGTCGGGGCACGCGTACAGCGCGCACTACACCGACCAGACGGACAAGTGGGCCAACGGCGAACTGCTCAACTGGTCGTTCAGCAAGGGCGCCGTGGACAGGAGCACGGTCGACACCCTGGTGCTCAAGCCGTGACCCGGGCGGTCAGCCGCTGAAGCGGCGGATCCCTTCCGGGGTCACCACCGCGTGTACGGGGTGGTCGTGCGGTTCCTCCGGGACCCGTGCGACCACCTCGTCGCCGTACAGCAGCACCACCAGGGCGGGGTGCGCTTCCGCCCGTGCGAGCCGGGCGAGCACCCGGTCGTAGCTTCCGCCGCCGCGCCCCAGCCGCATCCCGCGCCCGTCGACGGCGAGTCCGGGCAGCAGGACGGCGTCGGCGTCGAGTACCGCGTGTACGCCGAGCCGTGCGCCGTCCGGCTCACGGAGCCCGCGCCCGGCGGGCACCAGCGAGTCCGCGCCCTCGTACGCGCCCCAGTCGAGGTCGTTGTCGGGCAGCAGTACCGGAAGCAGCACCCGGACCCCGCGAGCGCGCAGCGCGTCCAGGAGCGGGCGGGTGCCCGGCTCACGGCCGACCGAGACATAGGCCGCGACGGTGCGCGCCCGCGCGAGTTCCGGGAGTGCGACGGCGTGCCCGGCGAGGACCGTGGCGGCCGATCGCACGTCATCGGGGGACAGGAGGGCGCGTGCGGCCAGGAGTTGCCGTCGCAGAGATGTTTTGTCGAAGTTTGCGGGCACCATGGAAAGTTCGCAATCCTGTCGTTACCTCGGGTATGAGGACCTATTAACCGGAGCATCATCTTCCGCCGCGAAGCCAGCGGATATGGTGCTGCGTATGACTCAGTTGCCACCCCGGATCAGCAAGGCTGTCATTCCGGCAGCAGGCCTCGGCACCCGGTTCCTGCCGGCCACCAAGGCCACTCCCAAAGAGATGCTGCCCGTGGTGGACAAACCGGCTATTCAGTACGTCGTCGAGGAGGCCGTCTCGGCCGGTCTCTCCGACGTACTCATGATCACCGGTCGTAACAAGCGTCCGCTGGAGGACCACTTCGACCGCAACTACGAGCTGGAGTCGGCGCTCACCCGCAAGGGTGACGCCGAGAAGCTCGCCAGGGTCCAGGAGTCCAGCGACCTCGCGACCATCCACTACGTCCGCCAGGGCGACCCCAGGGGACTGGGCCACGCCGTCCTGTGCGCGGCCCCGCACGTCGGCGACCAGCCCTTCGCGGTCCTGCTCGGCGACGACCTGATCGACCCGCGCGACCCGCTGCTGGCCCGCATGGTGGAGATCCAGGAGCGCGAGGGCGGCAGTGTGATCGCCCTCATGGAGGTCGAGCCGGCCCAGATCCATCTGTACGGCTGCGCGGCCGTGGAGCCGACCGGTGAGTCGGACGTGGTCAAGGTCACCGATCTGGTGGAGAAGCCCGCCGTGGCCGATGCCCCCAGCAATCTCGCGATCATCGGCCGCTACGTCCTGGACCCCGCCGTCTTCGAAATACTGCGCAAGACCGAGCCCGGCCGCGGCAACGAGATCCAGCTCACCGATGCCCTCCAGCAGCTCGCCCACGACGAGAAGGCCGGCGGCCCGGTGCACGGTGTCGTCTTCAAGGGCCGCCGCTATGACACCGGCGACCGGGGCGACTATCTGCGTGCCATTGTGAGACTCGCATGCGAACGTGAGGACCTGGGCCCGGACTTCAAGGCCTGGCTTCGCCGTTATGTCACCGAGGAGATGTAGCACGTGAGCAACACCCCGATCTGGTCGGTGGACGAGCACCTGGCCGACATCCTCGCGGCGGTCCGCCCCCTCGAACCGATCGAGCTGCAACTGCCCGACGCCCAGGGCTGCGTGCTCGTCGAGGACGTCACGGTCGAGGTCTCGCTGCCGCCCTTCGACAACAGCTCGATGGACGGGTAC
This window harbors:
- a CDS encoding penicillin acylase family protein, whose translation is MPAATTTAAPSGTNPGTKSRRKKGHRARLIVIVVVLALVAGIGYGAYWGVSTVRASLPQTTGEIKVPGLSGNVDVKRDSYGVPQIYADTDADLFRAQGYVQAQDRFYEMDVRRHMTSGRLSEMFGSGQVKTDSFLRTLGWHRVAQQEYDTKLSPETKKNLQAYSAGVNAYLKGKDGKQISVEYAALNLTNDYKPDAWTPVDSVAWLKAMAWDLRGNMQDEIDRSLMTSRLSTQQISDLYPSYPYNRNKPIVQQGGIDPVTGKFDQNAKPGGAVGGSDTATGAVQGMQSQLSSLSDTLDKIPTLLGPSGSGIGSNSWVVSGDLTTTGKPLLANDPHLAPQLPSLWYQMGLHCRTISSSCHYDAAGYTFSGMPGVVIGHNQNISWGFTNLGADVTDLYLEKVTDNGYLYNGEEKPFRTREETIKVAGGKSRQIVVRETNNGPLVSDRDTELAKVGQTAPVTSAAPDRGNGYAVALKWTALQPGNSMDAVFDLDKAKDWTGFRAAAKNFDVPSQNLIYADTKGNIGYQAPGSIPIRSKGDDGTMPAPGWDPKYAWKGTIPFGQLPYEYNPKRGYIVTANQAVIDPKKYPYLITDDWGYGTRSRRITDLIESKTKDGGKISTEDMQKMQLDNSSEIAKLLTPLLLKLNIKDPYVRQAQKLLEGWDYTQESDSAAAAYFNAVWRNVLKLAFGEKLPKELRVEGQCLNVPPADSAAGPADKQNKLVRECGERSADSAQPDGGDRWFEVVRKLLDKPDSDWWKTPKTRLDKATHNRDELLGRAMKDARWELTAKLGKDVDTWNWGRLHQLMLNNQTLGTDGPGILKRVLNRGPFNLGGGEAAVDATGWNAAGGYGVVWVPSMRMVVNLKDLDKSQWINLTGESGHAYSAHYTDQTDKWANGELLNWSFSKGAVDRSTVDTLVLKP
- the galU gene encoding UTP--glucose-1-phosphate uridylyltransferase GalU; the encoded protein is MTQLPPRISKAVIPAAGLGTRFLPATKATPKEMLPVVDKPAIQYVVEEAVSAGLSDVLMITGRNKRPLEDHFDRNYELESALTRKGDAEKLARVQESSDLATIHYVRQGDPRGLGHAVLCAAPHVGDQPFAVLLGDDLIDPRDPLLARMVEIQEREGGSVIALMEVEPAQIHLYGCAAVEPTGESDVVKVTDLVEKPAVADAPSNLAIIGRYVLDPAVFEILRKTEPGRGNEIQLTDALQQLAHDEKAGGPVHGVVFKGRRYDTGDRGDYLRAIVRLACEREDLGPDFKAWLRRYVTEEM
- a CDS encoding potassium/proton antiporter — encoded protein: MTVHHLNELLLICSLVLLIAVAAVRISSRSGLPSLLLYLGIGMAIGQDGIFNVKFDNVEMTQVIGYAALVVILTEGGLGTKWKEIRPVLPMAVVLSTVGVAVSVGITAAGGHYLVGLEWRQALIIGAVVSSTDAAAVFSVLRKVPLPARITGVLEAESGFNDAPVVILVIAFSTAGPVDHWYVLIGEIALELAIGASIGLAVGWLGSWGLRRVALPASGLYPIAVMAIAIMAYAAGAIAHGSGFLAVYLAAMLLGNAKLPHWPATRGFAEGLGWIAQIGMFVLLGLLVSPHELGSDFWPAVIVGLVLTMVARPVSVLLSLAPFRVPWQEQTLMSWAGLRGAVPVILATIPMVSGIDGSSRVFNIVFVLVVVYTLVQGPTLPWLARKLSLGEGADAAADLGIESAPLERLRGHLLSVAIPSESRMHGVEVGELRLPKGAAVTLVVRDGTSFVPQPSTVLRRGDELLVVATDPVRDAAEARLRAIGQGGKLAGWLASSGTMNRSA
- a CDS encoding MFS transporter, with protein sequence MVSTVSETRPGYGQLLRTPGAWTFLLPGFAARQPFAMLTIGIVLLVQHTTGSYGNAGIVAAVTGVSMALFAPQSGKLADRLGQRAVLFPGVLVHAASVITLTVLALAGAPLWALFIAAVPTGASVPQVGPMVRARWAAKLEGSPLMSTAAAFESVTDEFTFVIGPVLTTALCTGIHPAAGLITEAALTMIGGLVFAAQRRTQPAVRVRDNGHTSERHVSALSVPGVRVLAVAFLGIGAVFGGMQVSLTAFAEEIGQPGVNGVLYGVFAAGNMLAGIVCGAVAWKIAPKSRLLIAYTALAVTASGLWAMHTVPLIAGLGLLVGLCIAPALISGYTLVDTLVPTSARTEAFTWLTGSVALGQAAAVSVAGELTDAFSSSAGFLVPMGGTVLALLTLLALRSRLTPRDAGPGAEQGSENDTGRDAGRGFKRGTGRGIGHRVPVSVD
- a CDS encoding 5-formyltetrahydrofolate cyclo-ligase; protein product: MVPANFDKTSLRRQLLAARALLSPDDVRSAATVLAGHAVALPELARARTVAAYVSVGREPGTRPLLDALRARGVRVLLPVLLPDNDLDWGAYEGADSLVPAGRGLREPDGARLGVHAVLDADAVLLPGLAVDGRGMRLGRGGGSYDRVLARLARAEAHPALVVLLYGDEVVARVPEEPHDHPVHAVVTPEGIRRFSG